A stretch of the Musa acuminata AAA Group cultivar baxijiao chromosome BXJ2-7, Cavendish_Baxijiao_AAA, whole genome shotgun sequence genome encodes the following:
- the LOC103991982 gene encoding protein P21-like, with product MAFSGAAMASLGGLSFLLLPLLFVVSHAATFDIVNQCSFTVWAAAVPGGGRQLDPSQTWTINVNPGTTGGRVWARTDCSFDGSGSGSCQTGDCGGLLECQAYGTPPNTLAEFALNQFQNMDFIDISLVDGFNVPMDFSPTSGDCRGVRCSADINGQCPAELRAPGGCNNPCTVFKTDEYCCTSGSCGPTNYSMFFKNNCPDAYSYPKDDATSTFTCPGGTNYRVVFCP from the coding sequence ATGGCCTTCTCTGGTGCAGCAATGGCATCGCTCGGcggcctctccttcctcctcctccccctgctCTTCGTCGTCTCCCATGCAGCCACCTTCGACATCGTCAACCAATGCTCCTTCACTGTCTGGGCCGCCGCCGTCCCCGGGGGTGGCCGCCAGCTCGACCCGAGCCAGACCTGGACCATCAACGTCAATCCCGGCACCACAGGCGGCCGCGTCTGGGCCCGCACCGACTGCTCCTTCGATGGAAGCGGCAGCGGTAGCTGCCAGACAGGCGACTGCGGCGGCCTCCTGGAGTGCCAAGCCTACGGCACGCCGCCCAATACGCTGGCCGAGTTCGCCCTCAACCAGTTCCAGAACATGGACTTCATCGACATCTCCCTCGTCGACGGCTTCAACGTGCCCATGGACTTCAGCCCCACCTCGGGGGACTGCCGGGGCGTACGGTGCTCCGCCGACATCAACGGGCAGTGCCCCGCGGAGCTGAGGGCGCCGGGCGGCTGCAACAACCCTTGCACCGTGTTCAAAACTGATGAGTACTGCTGCACCTCCGGCAGCTGCGGACCGACAAACTACTCCATGTTCTTCAAGAACAACTGCCCCGATGCTTACAGCTACCCCAAGGACGACGCAACCAGCACCTTCACCTGCCCCGGCGGGACTAATTACAGGGTTGTCTTCTGCCCTTAA